Proteins from one Porites lutea chromosome 3, jaPorLute2.1, whole genome shotgun sequence genomic window:
- the LOC140929926 gene encoding uncharacterized protein, producing MIRQLGNPTWFCSFSAAETRWVHLLKTLGRLVEKKDYTDDEIKNMTWRQKSDLIQKDPVTCARNFEHMVQLFIKDVLKSNLMPIGEIVDFFYRVEFQQRGSPHIHALFWVKDAPQYEKSSNDTIVQFVDKYITCKNDQSDEMKELVNLQTHRHAKTCKKGGHKIICRFNFPLPPMPKSMILEPLKESHFDEDELNRIKKQWDKIKSLLDEMKYGEDITFEAFLEKVELTESQYIETIRYSLKRPTLLLKRSPSEIRINNYNTNLLKAWRANMDLQFVLDPYACAVYILSYITKGQRGMSKLLETASKEANAGNKDIVNRVRHIGNKFLNSVEISSQEAVYLVLQMPLRRSTREFQFINTSNPDERTFLLKTLDKIKELPDNSTDIESDNIIKRYQRRPRKLEELCLANFVAWFNCVKDKHSDDSSTSCNTTETPDDFLLETNLTDNVDDDPPAENNAIEDTTEYKLKGGMKLVKRKRAKIIRSVRFNKEKEPENYYREQLMLYTPWRNEQKDLIKDCQTYQERYQQVELIVNSNKEQYDRHSDILEKAIEDLNENDNTSDDPVAPNTQHINEQDAAAKTKPSELFGCFDPGTNKQHSQYDLFDDMGILPRHNDEEELVQNRLNDSDYRQLVRSLNIKQKEFFYHVLHSIKTKDDPLALFLSGGAGVGKSTVTNALYEALMRYLNSVPGENPDEVKVLKVAPTGKAAFNIKGNTLHSAFKIPANRGFQYCTLDADRLNTISAQLKRLQVIFIDEISMVGSGMFNFLNLRLQQIMGTNTPFGALSVIAAGDLFQLKPVFDNWIFNNTNHGYGDLATNIWNEYFTLFELTEIMRQKDDKEFAEVLNRLREGNHTQNDIEVLKERILKIRPGQENYPINMTHLFSTNAQVNNHNNTIYQASHTDKAQIKCIDIVVGDMSDALKKKMKEKIPDDPSKTMGLYTVVLIAVGAKYDLTANVNVTDGMTNGAECIVEKIDYRVTNSNRPSIIWVSFPQTNIGKSHRKEYAHLYANNEHKTWTPILEITRQFKISKRNQSQVLRRQYPLRPAAAKNIHRCQGDTLNEVVVDLPSSSREHMHYVALSRVRNSSKLHILNLNGKKICISEKVKEEMARLREKPLVSCVPCLYNNDQPSRIKVLFHNVRSLRFHLDDIKCDYNVQAADINIFVETRLCHSDNNAIYEIDNFKLFRNDFCPQSNVRTAYGTAVYIKNSIKCKSEPYRCNFNDVEITVCIIHQPFPNLHIIGIYRSKAKVNLQSFITAINHVLDTVICDCNTPTVILGDFNVDLMDQCSSQCKTLINCLINQRGYTQLLNQYTTDYRTQIDHIYTNIPNDVQSVGVLESYYSDHKPVYVCFA from the coding sequence ATGATTCGTCAGTTGGGTAACCCTACATGGTTTTGTTCATTCTCAGCTGCAGAAACAAGATGGGTACATCTGTTAAAAACATTGGGTAGGCTTGTAGAAAAGAAAGATTATACTGATGATGAAATTAAGAATATGACATGGCGACAAAAGTCAGACCTTATTCAGAAAGACCCTGTTACATGTGCTAGAAACTTTGAACACATGGTTCAATTGTTTATTAAAGATGTCTTGAAAAGTAATCTAATGCCTATTGGAGAAATAGTAGACTTTTTCTATAGAGTGGAATTTCAACAAAGAGGATCACCACATATCCATGCCTTATTTTGGGTGAAAGATGCACCACAGTATGAGAAATCTAGTAATGATACAATTGTACAGTTTGTAGATAAGTATATAACATGCAAAAATGATCAGTCAGATGAAATGAAAGAACTTGTAAATCTACAAACACATAGACATGCAAAGACCTGTAAGAAAGGTGGGCATAAAATTATATGCAGATTTAATTTTCCTCTTCCCCCTATGCCAAAGTCAATGATTCTTGAGCCTCTAAAGGAAAGCCATTTTGATGAAGATGAACTAAATAGAATAAAGAAACAGTGGGATAAGATAAAAAGTCTTCTTGATGAGATGAAATATGGTGAAGATATAACATTTGAGGCATTTCTGGAAAAAGTGGAATTAACAGAAAGTCAATATATAGAGACCATTAGGTACTCCTTGAAGCGTCCTACATTGCTACTTAAAAGATCTCCCTCAGAAATCAGAATAAACAATTACAACACTAACCTTTTAAAGGCTTGGAGAGCAAACATGGATTTGCAGTTTGTTTTAGACCCCTATGCTTGCGCTGTATACATTCTGTCTTACATAACAAAGGGTCAAAGAGGAATGAGCAAACTGCTAGAAACAGCATCAAAAGAGGCAAATGCTGGCAATAAAGATATTGTTAATAGAGTCAGGCATATTGGAAATAAATTTCTTAATTCAGTTGAAATAAGTTCTCAAGAAGCAGTTTATTTAGTTTTGCAGATGCCTTTGAGGAGATCAACAAGAGAATTCCAATTTATCAACACTTCAAATCCAGACGAAAGAacttttttgttgaaaacacttgacaaaattaaagaattgcCTGACAACTCAACAGACATAGAATCAGATAATATAATTAAAAGGTATCAAAGGAGACCTCGTAAGTTAGAAGAGTTGTGTCTGGCTAATTTTGTAGCATGGTTCAACTGTGTTAAAGACAAACATTCAGATGACAGTAGTACTAGTTGTAATACAACAGAAACCCCTGATGATTTTTTGCTTGAAACTAATCTTACTGACAATGTTGATGATGACCCACCTGCTGAAAACAATGCAATTGAAGACACAACAGAATACAAGTTAAAAGGAGGAATGAAGCTTGTCAAAAGGAAAAGAGCAAAGATTATAAGATCTGTAAGgttcaacaaagaaaaagaacctgaGAATTATTACAGAGAACAACTTATGCTTTATACACCTtggagaaatgaacaaaaagacTTGATAAAAGACTGCCAGACATACCAAGAGAGATATCAACAAGTAGAATTGATTGTTAATAGCAACAAAGAACAATATGACCGCCACTCTGATATTCTTGAGAAAGCCATTGAGGATTTGAATGAGAATGACAATACTTCTGATGACCCAGTAGCTCCTAATACACAACACATTAATGAACAAGATGCtgcagccaaaacaaaaccaagtGAATTATTTGGATGTTTTGACCCAGGTACCAACAAACAACACAGTCAGTATGATCTATTTGATGACATGGGTATTTTACCAAGGCATAATGATGAAGAGGAACTGGTACAAAATCGTCTGAACGATAGTGATTATAGACAACTTGTTCGTTCACTGAACATAAAACAGAAAGAATTCTTTTACCATGTTTTGCATTCAATCAAAACCAAAGATGACCCTCTGGCATTGTTTTTAAGTGGAGGAGCTGGAGTTGGCAAAAGTACTGTAACTAACGCCCTGTATGAAGCACTCATGAGGTACTTAAATAGTGTCCCAGGTGAAAATCCAGATGAAGTTAAAGTGTTGAAAGTTGCACCTACTGGCAAAGCTGCATTTAATATCAAGGGAAACACACTTCATTCAGCATTTAAAATACCTGCCAATAGAGGATTTCAATATTGCACACTTGATGCCGACCGACTTAATACTATTAGTGCACAGTTGAAAAGGCTACAAGTTATTTTCATTGACGAAATATCAATGGTAGGCAGTGGAATGTTCAACTTCCTTAATTTAAGACTGCAGCAAATAATGGGAACTAACACACCATTTGGAGCTCTAAGTGTGATTGCAGCCGGAGACTTATTTCAGTTGAAGCCAGTCTTTGATAATTGGATATTTAATAATACCAATCATGGTTATGGTGATTTAGCAACCAATATATGGAATGAATATTTCACCTTATTCGAGCTCACTGAAATTATGAGGCAGAAAGATGACAAGGAATTTGCAGAAGTATTAAATAGATTAAGAGAGGGAAACCATACCCAAAATGACATTGAAGTGCTAAAAGAAAGAATCCTTAAAATCAGACCTGGTCAGGAAAATTACCCAATCAACATGACCCATCTATTCTCAACAAATGCACAAGTGAATAATCACAACAATACCATTTATCAAGCTTCACATACTGACAAGGCTCAAATTAAATGCATTGACATTGTTGTTGGAGACATGTCTGATGCCCTAAAAAAGAAGATGAAAGAGAAAATTCCTGATGATCCCAGTAAAACTATGGGTTTATATACTGTTGTATTAATTGCTGTAGGAGCGAAATATGATTTAACTGCAAATGTTAATGTTACCGACGGTATGACAAATGGTGCTGAATGTATAGTAGAAAAAATAGATTACAGAGTTACTAATTCCAATAGACCAAGTATAATTTGGGTGTCCTTTCCACAAACCAACATTGGCAAGAGCCACCGTAAAGAATATGCACATTTATATGCAAATAATGAACATAAAACTTGGACACCAATTTTAGAAATAACCAGACAGTTTAAAATTTCTAAGCGAAACCAGTCACAAGTACTGCGAAGACAATATCCTTTACGACCAGCAGCAGCAAAAAATATCCACCGTTGCCAAGGTGACACACTTAATGAAGTAGTAGTTGATTTACCATCATCCAGCAGAGAACATATGCATTATGTTGCCCTCAGTAGAGTAAGAAATAGTTCAAAATTACACATACTcaatttaaatggaaaaaaaatctgcatTAGTGAGAAGGTTAAAGAAGAGATGGCTAGATTGAGAGAAAAACCTTTAGTATCTTGTGTACCATGCTTATACAACAATGACCAACCTTCGAGGATTAAAGTGTTGTTTCACAATGTAAGATCTCTTCGCTTTCATTTGGATGATATTAAATGTGATTACAATGTACAAGCCGCTGATATAAATATCTTTGTCGAGACACGATTATGCCACTCTGACAACAATGCCATCTATGAAATAGACAACTTCAAACTTTTTAGAAATGATTTTTGTCCACAAAGCAATGTGAGAACTGCTTATGGAACTGCTGTTTATattaaaaacagtataaaatgtAAATCTGAACCATACAGATGTAACTTCAATGATGTAGAGATCACTGTTTGCATCATACATCAACCTTTTCCAAATTTACATATTATAGGCATATATCGTTCAAAAGCCAAAGTGAATCTTCAAAGCTTTATAACCGCTATAAATCACGTCCTTGATACTGTCATTTGTGACTGCAACACACCTACTGTTATACTGGGTGACTTCAATGTTGATTTGATGGATCAATGCTCTTCACAATGCAAAACATTAATTAATTGTTTAATAAACCAAAGAGGGTATACTCAACTTCTTAACCAGTACACGACAGATTATCGTACACAAATCGATCATATATATACCAATATACCAAATGATGTTCAGTCT